CTCGTCGTCGACCAGCGCCTCGAAGAGCTTGCGGCTGGCCGAGTCGGCGTTGGCGCTGCACTCGTTGGCCCAGAGGTTGTAGTCCTTGATCGAGCCCTGCTCCATCTTCACCGAGAGCTTCAGCATCTCGACCGGGTCGTGGATCTTCTGGACCTCCTCCGAGGCCTTCAGCTCCACCTCGCCCTTCAGGAAGAGGATCCGCTCGGCGATCGTCTCGATGTGCCGCATCTCCTCGAGGGCGGTCTGGAAGAAGAGGCGGGCGAGCAGGTCGAGGCCCTGATCGTCGCAGTGGAAGTGAAAGTACATATACTGATGGACGGCCGAGAGCTCGTCCGCCACCGCCTGGTTCAACCGCTCGATGCTCTTCTCGTACATGGGCATGCCTCCTTCGCGCCGCGCCACTCTAAACCAGAAATCACGATTCCCGATCACGTCTGGCTTGCAGGCCGCACCCGCCTGCCGCGTCAGGCCTCGGTCACCTAGCTAAGGCTAGGCTCCCTCGCCCTTCCTCGCATTCGGGCACGTCCGCGGCGCCATCCGCTGTTCGGGAATCATGATCTCTGGTTTAGGGGATCTCTCCGGTCGACGGCCAGCCGGCCGCAGCTCCTCGGGGCCGTGCCCCTGCGGGACGACGGGGGCTTCTGCGTGGCCGACGTCGAGGGCGAGCAGGTGATGCAGGGCCGCTTCGACGTCTCCTTCCAGAACGCCGAGTTCAACCAGGGCTTCCTCCTCCTGGGGCGCAGCGACACCTACGAGCTGGAGAGGCTGGTGACGCGCTACGACGCCGTCGAGCAGGAGCTCTCCTGGCTCATGGAGGCCCTCGGGGAGCGGGAGATCCCCGCCTCCGGGGTCCTGGAGCGGGGCCGCACGACGGGGCTGGGGTTGAACCTGATCCCGCGGGACGTCGCCGCGGTCCTGGCGGCCGATCCCTCGCTCTCCGACTCCGCGGCGCGGGTGACCGTCATCGTCCAGTGGTGGCTGGGCGAGCCCCGGGGCGCCGGCCACGCCTTCGACGTCGAGGTCTGCAACGGCTGCCTCGGCTGCCCCGACGGCAGCGAGCCCATCTTCCCCTGTGGGCCCGGCTCCCCGCCGATGGTCTGCCCCTGATCTCGTTCTCCCTTGCGGTCGGTTCGTCCGGGTGGGGTAGACTCTGCCGCACTCCGGCACGGCGATGAGCAAGAAGGAAAACCAGAAGGCCACCGGCCTCAAGGCCCTCTGGCCCTTCCCCCGCGGTCCGGCGCGCCCGGCGGACGGAAAGCTCGGGACCTTCCTCGGCGTCTACCTGCCGACGATCCTGACGATCCTCGGCGTCATCATGTACCTGCGCTTCGGCTGGGTGATCGGGCACATGG
The nucleotide sequence above comes from Deltaproteobacteria bacterium. Encoded proteins:
- a CDS encoding ferritin-like domain-containing protein, whose product is MYEKSIERLNQAVADELSAVHQYMYFHFHCDDQGLDLLARLFFQTALEEMRHIETIAERILFLKGEVELKASEEVQKIHDPVEMLKLSVKMEQGSIKDYNLWANECSANADSASRKLFEALVDDEERHYGQWDNELENLEKYGQSYLALQAIERGRGGGSGPQP